TTTTCATATTCAAAATCAGAAACAGTTCTGATACCTCGAATCATGTATTTTGCTTTAAGCTGCTTACAAAACTCTATCGTTAGGCCTTCGTAAGTAAGCACCTCTATTTTGGGGTCTTTACCAAAAACAGCTTTGATCATTTCAAGCCTGGTTTCAGGCTCCAGATGAGGCTTTTTGTTCCCGTTAATTCCAATACCAATATAAATCTTGTCAAACAAAGACATGGATCTTTCTAAAATATCGACGTGAGCTTTGGTGATTGGATCAAAAGAACCTGGAAATAATGCTATTTTCATTCCTCTTGGTTTATTTTAATGTTAAATATTGTTTGATGAATTTTTGTTTTCGAAAAAGCTAAATGTAGAATAGCCATATTTTCTTTTTTCGACGAAGTTTGGATGACCTTCCAAATTCTGCAAACTTTGATGCTCCACTACCAAAATTCCATTTTCAGTCAGCAGATTTCGCTCAAATACCAACCTCGCGATATCAGGAATTTTCGAAATATCATAAGGTGGATCTGCAAAAATAAAATCATATTGTGCAGTTTCTGTAGATAAGAACTTGAAAACATTTCCTTTTGTTACCTTAATCTGGTTCAGATTACATTCCTTTGCCGTGTTTTTTAAATAATTTACACATCCATAGTTTAAATCAACAGATGTAATTTTAGCAGCATTTCTCGAAGCAAATTCTAAGGATATATTTCCCGTGCCACTAAATAAATCCAATACGTTCAGGCCTTCAATATCTACTTTATTCTGTATGATGTTAAATAAAGCTTCTTTAGCCATATCTGTGGTTGGCCTTACGGGTAAATTTTTGGGAGGATTAAACCGCCTTCCCTTTAGTGTTCCGCCTATTATCCGCATGATATGAGATTTAAAAGTGAAAAATAACGTTGAATATCTGCGTTATTAAACTCTTGATCAATCTTTATATTGGTTTCAGGTTTTCTTATGCTTAAAAGTGGGATAAGCGTTTTTAACCTTTGGAAAGTCAAAAAATCTTCGGAAATATCTCCACTGATATAAACTCTTTCTTTTTTTCCGTCAATTGCCTTTTGCTGAAGAATAAGTATCAGAAAATATTGTAGTTCGTTATCGCTTTTAAATTCGAATATGTTATAAAAATTCAGCGCAGAATTTTTAGTAATAAGAACTTCAGCATAAGAACCTCTTATATTTACATATACACCATTGTCCCTGGAACCTTGCCATAATGGATTAATCTGAGGGAAAAGTGCAAAATTCTGAAATAAATCATAAAGAGCTTGTTGTCTCGCTATATTTATAGTATAAACTACAAGAGCTTCACTATTTAAAGCACATGTATTAAAAGTTTCCCTTTCAGAATTAATCTCCATTAGATTTTTAAAAGAAGAGATCTCCTGTTCAAAATTGGAGGGAACGATAGAGAAAGATTTAGAAAAATAACTGATTTTAATATTTGATAAATTGAGATTCAAAAAATCAGCACTTTCTAAATTAGATGTACTGCTGCCGATAGTTTTCAAAGAGCTATTCTCATCAATTAAAGCATAGTTGTAAGAATCCTGATTGATTTCTAACAACAATTGAAGCGGTTTTGATTCATCAAAATCTGCCGATTTAATCTGTATATTTCTTTCCATTCCTTAACAAAAGTAAAATTTTTAGTTTAGAGTGTGTTTAAATTTATAGGCTATCCCAAAAAACATAAATTATTAAATGATTTTAAACAAGAATTCACTGTCATTTACTAATTTTTCCCAACTTTGAAGCTATGGCAATTTCACAGGCTTTAACCAGTGCTTTTCCACATTATCCCAATCAGGGGCAAATGGGATTGTTTCTCAAACTCGAGCAATTTATTCAAGATCGTAACCAGGATACTTGCTTCGTATTGAAAGGATATGCCGGTACCGGAAAAACGACTGTAATCAGCACCTTAGTTAAGGTTTTAAAAAAATATAAGATAAATGTAGTCTTGCTGGCACCAACCGGTCGGGCCGCTAAGGTGCTGTCATCTTATTCGGGAGAACAGGCTTCTACTATCCATCGTAGAATTTATCGAAAAAAGAGTTCGGTAAATGTGGATGCGGGTTTCTCCTTGGCGCCTAACTTAAGCAAGAATACGTTATTTCTCGTAGATGAATCTTCCATGATAAGCGATGAGCGAAATGATTTCAGTGGGAATAGCTTGTTGGACGATTTGATACTTTACGTATATAATGAACAAAACAATCGGATAATATTTATAGGCGATACCGCGCAGCTTCCACCTGTTCATGCAGAGAATAGTCCCGCACTGTCAATGGATTTTCTTAAAGGTTTTGGATTTGATATTTATAGCCAGGAGCTAACAGAAGTAGTTCGTCAGGAGAAAGAATCAGGTATATTATATAATGCAACTAAAATTCGTGATCAGATAAGAGATCAACCTACTTATAAATTTCCTAAGCTAAATACCAGTAAGTACAAGGATGTATACCGGATGAATGGAGATAAAATTATAGAAGGGCTGAATTATGCTTATGATAAATATGGATTGGAAAACGCTTTGGTTGTTTGCCGGTCTAATAAAAATGCAAATGTGTATAATCAGCATATACGAAATCAGATTCTGTGGCGCGAGGATGAAATTACGGGGGGCGATTTGATAATGGTTGTGAAAAATAATTATTATTGGATGCCGGAAGAGAAAGGCGGGTTTATAGCTAACGGTGAAATAGCCAAAATAACCAAGGTAAAGAATATTCGGGAAATGTACGGATTTCGTTTTGCAGATGCGCAGATTGAATTTCAGGATACGGAAAACTATACGCTGGAATGTAAAGTGCTGTTAGATACGCTTTATACTGATTCACCAAGTTTACCTTATGATGATCAAAAAAGACTTTATTCTGAAATACTAACGGATTATGCCGATTTACCAAGAAGAAAGCAGATAGAGGAATTAAAGAAAGATCCATACTATAACGCCCTGCAAATAAAATTTTCCTATGCAGTAACCTGTCACAAATCTCAGGGTGGACAGTGGGAGGCTGTTTTTGTTGATCAAGGTTATTTAAATGAAGAAATGCTAAATAAAGAATTACTAAGATGGCTTTATACAGCAACAACCCGGGCAACTAAGGAATTATTCTTTGTGAATTTCAACGATAAGTTTTTTTAGTAATCCACTGTACTCCAGTATGCATTCTTTTCATTCTTATTTTATATAACCAGTATCTATATTTAAAGAATCTAGGGGTCAAAAATAAAAAACAGGGTAACCTTTTCCGATTCTATATAGTAAAAAGGAGTGGATGAGGATTGTGTTTGTAGTATTTTTTATCGTATTGTACAGCTTTAAACCTGTATTGGCTCAACAGAGAGTATATCAAAATTCTTATTTATATGTAGGGCTAAATGTTAATCTCCTTTCTATAGCAACAAAAATTGATTACGCTACTTTGTTTAGTTTCAAATTAGGGTATCAGCATAAATTGAATGAGCTGTTTTCTGCGGGTCCACATGTTGAGGTTTTGTTTGCCAGGCATCCTAAAGATAGAAAAGCAAAGCCTTCTATTTATATGGGGCCATCTATAAAATTGGAAACAAGCCGGCTTTATGCTGATTATTCAACCATAAAAGATTTTCCTGATCTCACTATTTCCAATGCTTTTTTCTACTTAATGCCTGTTAAGCCGGCTGTTTTAAATTATGATTATCATAAATTATATAGGTTTTCAACAATATTTAGGACATCGCATATTGCAAATTATGAGCTATTGATGGGGCTAAACCTGGATTTTCAGGAATACGACCGCGGAATTGTAAGCGAGGATAGGGGAAGCCTGACGCTTGGAATAGGGAGCTCTTATGCCTTTTAAAAAAATAGAATGAGATAAGATTAAAAATATCCGCCTGTTCTACAGCGTATTGCGTTTACTGGTATAAAAAGGTTTTAAAAAGATTTGCGGGTTAATATAAAGTTCGTACATTTGCACTCCCAATCGCGAGGAAGGGGCATAGGAGGAAGGGGCATAGGAAACTGAGGGAATAGGCAGGAACGGCAGCAGCTTAAAGGGTTAGCAGGAGAGGGATAAAGAGAGGAAAAAGGGTTGCTAAAAAAAAATAAAAAAAAGTTCTTGCAGGAGAGAAAAAGATTCCTACCTTTGCACTCCCGAACGGGACGGAGCCACGAGGGCTACGGAAAACAAAGCGAAAAAGATTTCCCACCTGAATGGGTGGAAGATATAAAAGCCGACCAGTGACTGGAAGGCGGGAAGTTCTTTAAGATCATATCATATAGCACAGTCAACAAACGTCGGGACAGACGGAAGACAAGAAAAAAGAAATATTGACATCATGTCAGTATCGAACATAACATTTTACAATGGAGAGTTTGATCCTGGCTCAGGATGAACGCTAGCGGCAGGCCTAATACATGCAAGTCGAACGGGATTCAGTTTAAAGCTTGCTTTAGGCTGATGAGAGTGGCGAACGGGTGCGTAACGCGTATGCAACCTACCTATCACAGGGGGATAGCTCGGCGAAAGTCGGATTAACACCGCATGACATCATGATATGGCATCATATTATGATCAAATCTGAGGAGGTGATAGATGGGCATGCGTGCCATTAGCTAGTTGGCGGGGTAACGGCCCACCAAGGCGACGATGGCTAGGGGATCTGAGAGGATTGCCCCCCACACTGGTACTGAGACACGGACCAGACTCCTACGGGAGGCAGCAGTAAGGAATATTGGTCAATGGAGGGAACTCTGAACCAGCCATGCCGCGTGCAGGAAGACTGCCCTATGGGTTGTAAACTGCTTTTGTTAGGGAATAAACCTTCTTACGAGTAGGAAGCTGAATGTACCTAAAGAATAAGGATCGGCTAACTCCGTGCCAGCAGCCGCGGTAATACGGAGGATCCGAGCGTTATCCGGATTTATTGGGTTTAAAGGGAGCGTAGGCGGCTGGATAAGTCAGGGGTGAAAGACGGCAGCTCAACTGTCGCAGTGCCCTTGATACTGTTTGGCTTGAATATAGTTGAGGTAGGCGGAATGTGACAAGTAGCGGTGAAATGCATAGATATGTCACAGAACACCGATTGCGAAGGCAGCTTGCTAAGCTATAATTGACGCTGAGGCTCGAAAGCGTGGGTATCGAACAGGATTAGATACCCTGGTAGTCCACGCCCTAAACGATGATGACTCGATGTTAGCGATATACCGTTAGCGTCCAAGCGAAAGCGTTAAGTCATCCACCTGGGGAGTACGTCCGCAAGGGTGAAACTCAAAGGAATTGACGGGGGCCCGCACAAGCGGAGGAGCATGTGGTTTAATTCGATGATACGCGAGGAACCTTACCCGGGCTTGAAAGTTACTGAATGATTTAGAGATAGATCAGTCCTTCGGGACAGGAAACTAGGTGCTGCATGGCTGTCGTCAGCTCGTGCCGTGAGGTGTTGGGTTAAGTCCCGCAACGAGCGCAACCCCTATGTTTAGTTGCCAGCATTTAAGGTGGGGACTCTAAACAGACTGCCTGCGCAAGCAGTGAGGAAGGATGGGACGACGTCAAGTCATCATGGCCCTTACGTCCGGGGCTACACACGTGCTACAATGGTCGGTACAGAGGGCTGCTACCTGGCAACAGGATGCCAATCTCAAAAAGCCGATCACAGTTCGGATCGGAGCCTGCAACTCGGCTCCGTGAAGTTGGATTCGCTAGTAATCGCGTATCAGCAATGACGCGGTGAATACGTTCCCGGGCCTTGTACACACCGCCCGTCAAGCCATGGAAATTGGGGGTGCCTAAAGTCCGTAACCGCAAGGAGCGGCCTAGGGTAAAACCGATAACTGGGGCTAAGTCGTAACAAGGTAGCCGTACCGGAAGGTGCGGCTGGAATACCTCCTTTCTGGAGCTGTCCGAGACGGACGGTGCTATATGAATATATCTTAATCAAAAAAAAGAGATGAACCTTTAAAGAGATGTAGCCGGTTAGTGAAGATAACGGCAGGCTAAGGGGAATATAGTCCCGTAGCTCAGTTGGTTAGAGCACTACACTGATAATGTAGGGGTCAGCAGTTCAAATCTGCTCGGGACTACAGGGGACATCCTTAAGAGGGGAATTAGCTCAGCTGGCTAGAGCACCTGCCTTGCACGCAGGGGGTCAACGGTTCGAATCCGTTATTCTCCACGAGGAAGTAAATAGTGAAATGAAAAGAGTAGCGATACTAATAACATTTAGCTATGAACTTCAGAAAGTTCTTTGACATATTGGAAGAAGTAGAAAAAGAGAAGACAGCAGATGGCGTATGCCATCAGCAATGAAGAAAGTAAATAAGGGCACACGGAGGATGCCTAGGCTCTCAGAGGCGAAGAAGGACGTGATAAGCTGCGATAAGCTACGGGTATCGGCACATACGACTTGATCCGTAGATTTCCGAATGGGGAAACCTGACATACTGAAGGTATGTCGCACAAGCGCAAACCTGCTGAACTGAAACATCTAAGTAAGCAGAGGAAGAGAAAATAATAATGATTTCCTGAGTAGTGGCGAGCGAAAGGGAAAGAGCCCAAACCGGACCTGTTACGGCAGGTCCGGGGTTGTAGGACTGAAAAGTGGGTATATCGATGAAGCAGAACGGGATGGGAAGCCCGGCCATAGCGTGTGACAGCCACGTATGCGTAAAGGAATATACCCTATCAGTATCCTGAGTACCGCGGGGTCGGAGACGCCCTGTGGGAATCTGCCAGCACCATCTGGTAAGGCTAAATACTCCTGAGAGACCGATAGTGAACCAGTACCGTGAGGGAAAGGTGAAAAGAACCGTGAATAACGGAGTGAAATAGAACCTGAAACCGTGTGCCTACAAGCGGTCGGAGTCCCGACTTATCGGGATGACGGCGTGCCTTTTGCATAATGAGCCTACGAGTTGCTCTTCCCTGGCAAGGTTAAGTACTTCAGGTACGGAGCCGAAGCGAAAGCGAGTCTGAATAGGGCGTACAGTCAGGGGAGGCAGACGCGAAACCTTGTGATCTACCCTTGGGCAGGTTGAAGGTGCGGTAACACGTACTGGAGGACCGAACCGATAAACGTTGAAAAGTTTCCGGATGACCTGAGGGTAGGGGTGAAAGGCTAATCAAACTGGGAAATAGCTCGTACTCCCCGAAATGTTTTTAGGAACAGCGTGGTGGTTAGTTTACTAGAGGTAGAGCTACCGATTGGGTGCGGGGGAGTCAAATCCTACCAAATCCAGACGAACTCCGAATGCTAGATAAATATACACTGCAGTGAGGCGCGGGGTGCTAAGGTCACGCGCCGAGAGGGAAAGAACCCAGACCATCAGCTAAGGTCCCCAAGTGTACGCTAAGTTGAACTAACGAGGTCTGATTGCATAGACAGCTAGGATGTTGGCTTGGAAGCAGCCATTCATTTAAAGAGTGCGTAACAGCTCACTAGTCGAGCGATCGGGCATGGATAATAAACGGGCATCAAGTGTACCACCGAAGCTATGGGATTGAAATATATCGGTAGGGGAGCATTCTATGTGCGGCGAAGGTATCTGGTAATGGGTGCTGGAGCGCATGGAAAAGCAAATGTAGGCATAAGTAACGATAAGGCGGGAGAGAAACCCGCCCACCGAAAGGATAAGGTTTCCTGATCAACGCTAATCGGATCAGGGTTAGTCGGGGCCTAAGGATAACCCGAACGGGGATTCCGATGGACAACTGGTTAATATTCCAGTACTTTTGTTAGCTGCGATGGGGCGACGGAGTAGTGACACTGCCGCGAACTGACGGAATAGTTCGTTAAAGAGCGTAGGTATAGGATCTGTAGGCAAATCCGCAGGTCTTGCTGAAACTTGATAGTACCGGGCGGCTTCGGCCAACTGGATAGCGCAGGTAATCAGACTTCCAAGAAAACCCCCTAAGCTTCAGGCTAACAGAACCCGTACCGCAAACCGACACAGGTATCCGGGAAGAGAATTCTAAGGTGCTCGAGTGAATCATGGCTAAGGAACTCGGCAAAATGGCCCTGTAACTTCGGGAGAAGGGGCGCTGGAGCGATCCAGCCGCAGTGAAAAGGCCCAGGCGACTGTTTAACAAAAACACATGGCTTTGCAAAATCGCAAGATGAAGTATAAGGCCTGACACCTGCCCGGTGCTGGAAGGTTAAGAGGGGATGTCATCGTAAGAGAAGCATTGAATCGAAGCCCCAGTAAACGGCGGCCGTAACTATAACGGTCCTAAGGTAGCGAAATTCCTTGTCGGGTAAGTTCCGACCTGCACGAATGGTGTAACGATCTGGGCGCTGTCTCAGCCATGAGCTCGGTGAAATTGTGGTCCCGGTGAAGACGCCGGGTACCCGCAACGGGACGGAAAGACCCCATGAACCTTCACTATAGTTTAACATTGACATTGGGTGCATGATGTGTAGGATAGGCGGGAGATATTGAAGCGGCGTCGCCAGGCGTCGTGGAATCAACGTTGAAATACCGCCCTTTATGTATCCGGTGTCTAATCCCGAAAAATCGGGAGACATTGTTTGACGGGTAGTTTGACTGGGGTGGTCGCCTCCAAAAGGGTAACGGAGGCTTTCAAAGGTAAGCTCAGTACGCTTGGTAACCGTACGTGGAGTGCAATGGCATAAGCTTGCTTGACTGTGAGGCCTACAAGCCGAGCAGGGTCGAAAGACGGACATAGTGATCCGGTGGTTCTGCATGGAAGGGCCATCGCTCAAAGGATAAAAGGTACTCTGGGGATAACAGGCTGATCTCCCCCAAGAGCTCATATCGACGGGGAGGTTTGGCACCTCGATGTCGGCTCGTCACATCCTGGGGCTGGAGAAGGTCCCAAGGGTTGGGCTGTTCGCCCATTAAAGTGGCACGCGAGCTGGGTTCAGAACGTCGCGAGACAGTTCGGTCCCTATCTGTTGTGGGCGCGGGAAATTTGCGCGGGGCTGACCTTAGTACGAGAGGACCGGGTTGGACTGACCTCTAGTGAATCTGTTGTACCGCCAGGTGCACTGCAGAGTAGCTACGTCGGGAATAGATAAGCGCTGAAAGCATCTAAGTGCGAAACTAGCCGCAAGATAAGATTTCCATAGAGGACCCCCGAAGACTACGGGGTTGATAGGCTACAGATGTAAAGGCAGCGATGCCAAAGTCGAGTAGTACTAATTGTCCGAAAGCTTTCCATTGGGCTTGCCTAACTGTTGTTTTCTCTGTCCTGCTTCTTTCAATGATATGTCATACCGAACAAAGATATTCGGGTGCCTATATCGGCGGTGTCCACCTCTTCCCATTCCGAACAGAGCAGTTAAGCCCGCCAGAGCCGATGGTACTGCAGTAACATGTGGGAGAGTAGGTCGGTGCCTTACCTTAAAGAAGGGATCTTCAGCTATTGCGAAGGTCCCTTTTATTGTTTTTGGGCGAGGCCAGGGCGCATATCCCGCCGGGGCCCAATCACATAAACCCAACCCGTCGTAGCCTTTATGTTCACATTATTTCAGGGGGATCCCAGCTGGTTGAATGATGTATGTCAGATCCCATGTTGCTTCCTGTCCTGGGCGGTGCATAACGGAGAATGAGGAAGAATATTGGTAAGTCCAAGGCCAGGCGTACTACGGGTAGCTTTCCTGTTCCGTATAAGATAGCCCTAAAGGCAAGGGGCCTCCAGCTAGCCTTTACTCCATCATATACGCTCGAGCCCTAGATGATCTATTCTAATTATTTCCTTTGCGATAGGTTGCTTTTCGGTTCCGGGAGATCAGCATAACTCGGTAGTTCAGGGGGCATATAGCGAAAAAAGCGGAGGACGTTATTGGATAAACTCTCTTTATTAAGGAGTGATTTTAATCACAAAAAATTGAGCGCATTTAGTAAATATATTTCTTTTGATTTATTTATCGGATTTATAGTATCAAGTTTGGGGATCGAAAGTGTAGTTATATGTTTTTTGAAAACGTTTATATTGAGTTTTTATGCTTCTTTTTCTAGATTTTTTCAAATTGTGCAGACCAATTTTCAAAAAGGGATAATTAGACTGATTATATATAAGGGGATTTAGTGAGGTTAATCATTTATTTTGAATGCTACAAGCCTTATCTTTGTGAAAGCGTGACGCTCAGATGTTGATATGTTAAAGCCAAATTGACAAATGATTGACACATGATTGGCAATACAAGGCTACTTTTGTACAGTTTAAAAATTATCTAATTGAAGACCTTAAAAGTTATAGCATTTACTCATAAACACATTGAATTGGAAAAATTGGGGTGTTTAGTTTTATGTAGTGATGCTATTGATAGTGTACTTACCTCTGTTCGACATAAGTTTGGAATTCCTGAGATATTTTATCTGGGAACTTGTAATAGGGTTGAATTTGTTTTCACATCTGATCATACTCTAGATAAAGACTTTGCATTATCTTTTGTGAAAGCATTCCATAAAGAGAATGTTTTAGACGATAAGATTTTGAACTCTTTAATTGAAGACAGTAATATCTACGAAGGGGAAGAAGCCCTGAATCATTTGATGCGAGTTTCAAGTTCTTTGGAAAGCCTTGTTGTTGGTGAGAAGGAAATACTGGCTCAGGTAAGGAAAGCTTACGAGACATGTAGAGAGAGAGGATTTACCGGGGATTTTCTTCGATTGATAATGAGTAGGGTAGTAAAGACCGCAAAAGAGATCTATACCTACACCAATATTTCAAAAAATCCTATCTCTGTAGTTTCTATAGCCTATAGAAAATTAAGATCCTTAAATATTAATCCTAATAGTCGGATTTTGATTATAGGTGCGGGAGAAACAAATCAGAATATCTCTAAATATCTGAAAAAACATAAATATCACAACTTTTCTGTATTTAACAGGACGCTTAGTAAAGCCCAGGCGCTAGCAGAAGTGTTGGGAGGGAGTGCTTACGATCTGGAAGCTCTAAAAACATATAAGGAGGGGTTTGATATCATTATCACCTGTACGGGTTCTGTGGATCCTATTGTAACCAATGAGCTTTATACATCTTTATTGGCTGGGGAAGCAGGTAAAAAGGTTGTAGTTGATCTGGCTGTTCCAAATGATGTATCGCCTGAAGTAATGGAAAACAATCACCTGGATTATATTGAGGTTAAGACATTACAGGATATAGCAGATCAAAATCTTAAGGAACGCTATCAGGAACTGATAAACGGTGAAGCTATTATAGAACAGAATATCAAAGAATTCTGGCCGATTTTAAAACAAAGAAGAGTGGAGATTGCGATGAGAGAGGTTCCTGAAAAGATTAAAGAAATTCGTTCGCGAGCTCTAAACGATGTTTTCGTTAATGAGATTAATAGTTTAGATGATAATTCCCGAGAGGTTTTAGAGAAGGTAATGGCATACATGGAAAAGAAATATATTAGTGTGCCTATGGTGATCGCTAAGGATATCTTAGTAAAGCACTCTTAAGTCGAATAGCTTTTTTTATCGCATCCTATTAAGTAAATTTACGGGAAATACTATACATCATTGGACAGAATATTTAAAATTGGTACAAGAGGTAGTGATCTCGCTTTATGGCAAGCCAATCACGTTGCTTCTAAACTAAATGAGGCAGGTTATCAGACAGAAATAAAAATCATTAAGACTCAGGGGGATAATATCCTTAATTTACGTCTTGATAAATTAGAGGGAAAAGGTTTCTTTACTAAAGAGTTAGAGGAACATTTACTTGCAGGCGACATTGATCTAGCCGTACATTCAC
This genomic interval from Pseudopedobacter saltans DSM 12145 contains the following:
- the coaD gene encoding pantetheine-phosphate adenylyltransferase, with translation MKIALFPGSFDPITKAHVDILERSMSLFDKIYIGIGINGNKKPHLEPETRLEMIKAVFGKDPKIEVLTYEGLTIEFCKQLKAKYMIRGIRTVSDFEYEKAISQMNHALEPEIESIFILSKPGYSSISSTIVRDILRHGGKVEKFVPPAAMPFLKVNS
- the rsmD gene encoding 16S rRNA (guanine(966)-N(2))-methyltransferase RsmD, producing the protein MRIIGGTLKGRRFNPPKNLPVRPTTDMAKEALFNIIQNKVDIEGLNVLDLFSGTGNISLEFASRNAAKITSVDLNYGCVNYLKNTAKECNLNQIKVTKGNVFKFLSTETAQYDFIFADPPYDISKIPDIARLVFERNLLTENGILVVEHQSLQNLEGHPNFVEKRKYGYSTFSFFENKNSSNNI
- a CDS encoding DUF3822 family protein; the encoded protein is MERNIQIKSADFDESKPLQLLLEINQDSYNYALIDENSSLKTIGSSTSNLESADFLNLNLSNIKISYFSKSFSIVPSNFEQEISSFKNLMEINSERETFNTCALNSEALVVYTINIARQQALYDLFQNFALFPQINPLWQGSRDNGVYVNIRGSYAEVLITKNSALNFYNIFEFKSDNELQYFLILILQQKAIDGKKERVYISGDISEDFLTFQRLKTLIPLLSIRKPETNIKIDQEFNNADIQRYFSLLNLISCG
- a CDS encoding ATP-dependent DNA helicase — translated: MAISQALTSAFPHYPNQGQMGLFLKLEQFIQDRNQDTCFVLKGYAGTGKTTVISTLVKVLKKYKINVVLLAPTGRAAKVLSSYSGEQASTIHRRIYRKKSSVNVDAGFSLAPNLSKNTLFLVDESSMISDERNDFSGNSLLDDLILYVYNEQNNRIIFIGDTAQLPPVHAENSPALSMDFLKGFGFDIYSQELTEVVRQEKESGILYNATKIRDQIRDQPTYKFPKLNTSKYKDVYRMNGDKIIEGLNYAYDKYGLENALVVCRSNKNANVYNQHIRNQILWREDEITGGDLIMVVKNNYYWMPEEKGGFIANGEIAKITKVKNIREMYGFRFADAQIEFQDTENYTLECKVLLDTLYTDSPSLPYDDQKRLYSEILTDYADLPRRKQIEELKKDPYYNALQIKFSYAVTCHKSQGGQWEAVFVDQGYLNEEMLNKELLRWLYTATTRATKELFFVNFNDKFF
- the hemA gene encoding glutamyl-tRNA reductase — its product is MKTLKVIAFTHKHIELEKLGCLVLCSDAIDSVLTSVRHKFGIPEIFYLGTCNRVEFVFTSDHTLDKDFALSFVKAFHKENVLDDKILNSLIEDSNIYEGEEALNHLMRVSSSLESLVVGEKEILAQVRKAYETCRERGFTGDFLRLIMSRVVKTAKEIYTYTNISKNPISVVSIAYRKLRSLNINPNSRILIIGAGETNQNISKYLKKHKYHNFSVFNRTLSKAQALAEVLGGSAYDLEALKTYKEGFDIIITCTGSVDPIVTNELYTSLLAGEAGKKVVVDLAVPNDVSPEVMENNHLDYIEVKTLQDIADQNLKERYQELINGEAIIEQNIKEFWPILKQRRVEIAMREVPEKIKEIRSRALNDVFVNEINSLDDNSREVLEKVMAYMEKKYISVPMVIAKDILVKHS